From a region of the Corallococcus coralloides DSM 2259 genome:
- a CDS encoding alpha/beta fold hydrolase, with product MTTWMRGVCETNGISLHYLRTGGANPPVVLLHGLIGSGACWTPVARVLESEFDVVMPDARGHGDSSTPPHGYRYDDHASDVVGLIRGLELSRPVLMGHSMGGMTAAVVASRGADLRGLILVDPTFLSPERQREVHASDVAEQHRRALGLSRSELVAQALARQPHRSPEIIELLAEARLKTRLEPFDVLTPPNPDYRDVLSAIDVPILLVIGDNPVVTLEMATELRSLNPRVRIEQVQDAGHGLPYDQPERLAEGVASFMRELA from the coding sequence ATGACGACCTGGATGCGTGGAGTCTGCGAAACGAATGGCATCAGCCTCCACTACCTCCGGACCGGAGGCGCCAACCCTCCCGTCGTCCTGCTCCATGGATTGATCGGGAGCGGCGCCTGCTGGACTCCCGTGGCGCGCGTGCTCGAAAGTGAATTCGACGTCGTCATGCCCGACGCAAGAGGGCACGGCGATTCGAGCACGCCGCCCCACGGTTACCGGTACGACGATCACGCAAGCGACGTCGTGGGCCTCATCCGCGGCCTGGAGCTCTCGCGTCCGGTGCTGATGGGCCACTCGATGGGCGGAATGACCGCCGCGGTGGTGGCGAGCCGGGGGGCTGACCTCCGCGGCCTCATCCTGGTCGACCCGACGTTCTTGAGCCCCGAGCGCCAACGCGAGGTGCACGCCAGCGACGTCGCCGAACAACACCGCCGGGCCCTCGGCTTGAGTAGGTCCGAGCTCGTTGCCCAGGCCCTGGCCCGGCAGCCGCATCGCTCGCCCGAGATCATCGAACTGCTTGCCGAGGCGAGACTGAAGACCCGCCTGGAGCCCTTCGACGTCCTTACGCCGCCCAACCCCGACTATCGCGACGTGTTGAGCGCGATTGACGTCCCGATCCTCCTCGTCATCGGGGACAACCCCGTCGTCACGCTCGAGATGGCAACGGAGCTGCGGAGCCTCAACCCACGCGTGCGAATCGAACAGGTCCAGGACGCCGGCCACGGCCTTCCGTATGACCAACCCGAGCGCCTGGCGGAGGGGGTCGCGTCGTTCATGCGTGAGCTGGCCTGA
- the kdsB gene encoding 3-deoxy-manno-octulosonate cytidylyltransferase has protein sequence MPASRTVAVIPARHASTRFPGKPLALIAGRPMIEHVWRRCQEARAFDEVWVATDDTRIRDVVEGFGGKAVMTSPTCPTGTDRIAEVARARPDVEVWVNVQGDEPLVDPAALKVLADLFQDESVHMGTLVRPLETEEVDNPNVVKAVLALNGDALYFSRAAVPHARDPGTPVRRWAHLGLYGYRRDTLLQLASFSPTPLEETEKLEQLRALENGLRIRCASVNWRTVAVDVPEDVARVEAVMRERAAVR, from the coding sequence ATGCCCGCCTCCCGCACCGTGGCCGTCATCCCCGCCCGCCATGCCAGCACACGCTTCCCTGGCAAGCCGCTCGCCCTCATCGCCGGCCGTCCGATGATCGAACACGTCTGGCGCCGCTGTCAGGAAGCCCGCGCCTTCGACGAGGTGTGGGTGGCCACGGACGACACGCGGATCCGCGACGTCGTGGAGGGCTTCGGAGGCAAGGCGGTGATGACCAGCCCCACCTGCCCCACCGGCACGGACCGCATCGCGGAGGTCGCCCGCGCCCGCCCAGACGTGGAGGTGTGGGTGAACGTGCAGGGAGATGAGCCGCTCGTGGACCCCGCCGCCCTCAAGGTGCTCGCGGACCTCTTCCAGGACGAAAGCGTGCACATGGGCACCCTGGTGCGTCCCCTGGAAACGGAGGAGGTGGACAACCCCAACGTGGTGAAGGCCGTGCTCGCCCTCAACGGCGACGCGCTCTACTTCAGCCGCGCCGCGGTGCCGCACGCCCGCGACCCCGGCACACCCGTGCGCCGCTGGGCCCACCTGGGCCTCTATGGCTACCGGCGGGACACGCTGCTCCAGCTCGCCTCCTTCAGCCCCACCCCTCTGGAGGAGACGGAGAAGCTGGAGCAGCTGCGCGCCCTGGAGAACGGCCTGCGCATCCGCTGCGCCAGCGTGAACTGGCGCACCGTGGCGGTGGACGTGCCGGAGGACGTGGCCCGGGTCGAAGCCGTGATGCGCGAGCGCGCCGCCGTCAGATGA
- a CDS encoding CTP synthase, with the protein MRSKKTKFIFVTGGVVSSLGKGLASASIGALLENRGLDITLIKLDPYINVDPGTMSPFQHGEVFVTEDGGETDMDLGHYERFTHARMSRLNNFTSGRIYNAVITKERRGEYLGKTVQVIPHVTDEIKASIRQAAQDVDVVIVEVGGTVGDIESLPFLEAIRQMRYDVGSQNAVYIHLTLLPYIGAAGEVKTKPTQHSVMKLREIGIQPDFLLCRTDREISRELKDKIAMFCNVDNGNVFTSPDVRSIYELPLELHRQGLDERLAEVLNIWSRAPHLEKWETIVRKIYEPARGEVTVAIVGKYVNLTESYKSLNESLLHGGIANDVRVKLRFVDSQDVEAQGPEKTLAGVDAVLVPGGFGVRGTEGKIAAVRYARENKLPFFGICLGLQMAVVEFSRTVLGLKGANSLEFDEHTAHPVVTLMESQVKVQDKGGTMRLGSYACALKSGSVAHKLYGQESIQERHRHRYEVNNAYRGRLQEAGLVISGHNPELNLVEMIELADHPYFVGCQFHPEFKSKPFAPHPLFSGFIGAALAQRDATRSQAPATPVRS; encoded by the coding sequence ATGCGCTCCAAGAAAACCAAGTTCATCTTCGTGACGGGCGGCGTGGTCAGCTCGCTGGGGAAGGGACTGGCCTCCGCATCCATTGGCGCCCTCCTCGAGAACCGCGGCCTGGACATCACCCTCATCAAGCTGGATCCCTACATCAACGTGGATCCGGGCACGATGAGCCCCTTCCAGCACGGCGAGGTCTTCGTCACCGAGGACGGTGGCGAGACCGACATGGACCTGGGCCACTACGAGCGGTTCACCCACGCCCGGATGAGCCGCCTCAACAACTTCACCTCCGGCCGCATCTACAACGCGGTCATCACCAAGGAACGCCGGGGCGAGTACCTGGGCAAGACGGTCCAGGTGATTCCGCACGTCACGGATGAGATCAAGGCCAGCATCCGCCAGGCCGCCCAGGACGTGGACGTCGTCATCGTGGAGGTCGGCGGCACGGTGGGCGACATCGAGTCCCTGCCCTTCCTCGAGGCCATCCGCCAGATGCGCTACGACGTGGGCAGCCAGAACGCCGTCTACATCCACCTGACGCTGCTGCCGTACATCGGCGCCGCGGGTGAGGTGAAGACCAAGCCCACGCAGCACTCGGTGATGAAGCTGCGCGAAATCGGCATCCAGCCGGACTTCCTCCTGTGCCGCACGGACCGGGAGATTTCGCGCGAGCTGAAGGACAAGATCGCCATGTTCTGCAACGTGGACAACGGCAACGTGTTCACGTCCCCGGACGTGCGCAGCATCTACGAGCTGCCCCTGGAGCTGCACCGCCAGGGCCTGGATGAGCGGCTGGCGGAGGTGCTCAACATCTGGAGCCGCGCCCCCCACCTGGAGAAGTGGGAGACCATCGTCCGGAAGATCTACGAGCCCGCGCGCGGTGAAGTCACCGTCGCCATCGTGGGCAAGTACGTGAACCTCACGGAGAGCTACAAGAGCCTCAACGAGTCCCTGCTCCACGGCGGCATCGCCAACGACGTGCGCGTGAAGCTGCGCTTCGTGGACAGCCAGGACGTGGAGGCGCAGGGGCCGGAGAAGACGCTCGCGGGCGTGGACGCGGTGCTCGTGCCCGGCGGCTTCGGCGTGCGCGGCACCGAAGGGAAGATCGCCGCGGTCCGCTACGCGCGTGAGAACAAGCTCCCCTTCTTCGGCATCTGCCTGGGCCTCCAGATGGCCGTGGTGGAGTTCAGCCGCACCGTGCTGGGCTTGAAGGGCGCCAACAGCCTGGAGTTCGACGAGCACACCGCGCACCCCGTGGTGACGCTCATGGAGAGCCAGGTGAAGGTGCAGGACAAGGGCGGCACCATGCGCCTGGGCAGCTACGCGTGCGCGCTCAAGTCCGGCAGCGTCGCGCACAAGCTCTACGGCCAGGAGTCCATCCAGGAGCGCCACCGCCACCGCTACGAGGTCAACAACGCCTACCGCGGCCGGCTCCAGGAGGCCGGGCTCGTCATCTCCGGCCACAACCCGGAGCTGAACCTGGTGGAGATGATTGAGCTCGCGGACCACCCGTACTTCGTGGGCTGCCAGTTCCACCCCGAGTTCAAGAGCAAGCCCTTCGCCCCCCACCCCCTGTTCTCCGGCTTCATCGGCGCGGCGCTCGCCCAGCGCGACGCCACCCGGTCCCAGGCCCCCGCCACCCCGGTGCGCTCATGA
- the wecB gene encoding non-hydrolyzing UDP-N-acetylglucosamine 2-epimerase: protein MKKVIHIVGARPNFMKVAPIHRAISARTSLRQLVIHTGQHYDAKMSDVFFADLGLPPPEIHLGIGSGSHAEQTAKMMVEMEKVFLQEKPDLVSVVGDVNSTIAAALVTSKLAIPLSHVEAGLRSFERHQPEEINRVVTDRLSDLLLTPSRDADANLLKEGIDPKHIHLVGNVMIDSLLSSKEKADQLPTLKTLGLTPKGYVVATLHRPSNVDNPKLLAGLLGVLMDVAKELPVVFPVHPRTRKMIAEQGLGPKLEQTPGLKLVDPMGYLEFLSVTSQAKLVMTDSGGLQEETTALNVPCLTMREQTERPITVEVGSNEVVGTDPARIREAANRVLSGDFKKGRVPELWDGRTGERIADLYARFLGVETKRAFG, encoded by the coding sequence ATGAAGAAGGTCATCCACATCGTTGGCGCGCGTCCCAATTTCATGAAGGTGGCACCCATTCACCGGGCCATCTCCGCGCGTACGTCCCTGCGGCAGCTCGTCATCCACACCGGCCAGCACTACGACGCGAAGATGAGCGACGTCTTCTTCGCGGACCTGGGCCTGCCTCCGCCCGAAATCCACCTGGGCATCGGCTCTGGCAGCCATGCCGAGCAGACGGCGAAGATGATGGTGGAGATGGAGAAGGTCTTCCTCCAGGAGAAGCCGGACCTGGTCTCCGTGGTGGGCGACGTGAACAGCACCATCGCCGCGGCGCTCGTCACGTCCAAGCTGGCGATTCCACTGTCCCACGTGGAAGCGGGCCTGCGCAGCTTCGAGCGGCACCAGCCGGAGGAGATCAACCGCGTCGTCACGGACCGGCTCTCCGACCTGCTGCTCACGCCGTCGCGTGACGCGGACGCGAACCTCTTGAAGGAGGGCATCGACCCGAAGCACATCCACCTGGTGGGCAACGTGATGATCGACTCGCTCCTGTCGTCCAAGGAGAAGGCCGACCAGCTGCCCACGCTGAAGACCCTGGGCCTGACGCCCAAGGGCTACGTGGTGGCGACGCTGCACCGGCCGTCCAACGTGGACAACCCGAAGCTGCTGGCGGGCCTCTTGGGCGTGCTGATGGACGTGGCGAAGGAGCTGCCCGTCGTGTTCCCGGTGCACCCGCGCACGCGCAAGATGATCGCCGAGCAGGGCCTGGGCCCCAAGCTGGAGCAGACGCCGGGGCTCAAGCTGGTGGACCCCATGGGCTACCTGGAGTTCCTGTCCGTCACGTCGCAGGCGAAGCTGGTGATGACGGACTCGGGCGGCTTGCAGGAGGAGACCACCGCGCTGAACGTGCCGTGCCTCACCATGCGCGAGCAGACCGAGCGCCCCATCACCGTGGAGGTCGGCTCCAACGAGGTGGTGGGCACCGACCCCGCGCGCATCCGCGAGGCCGCGAACCGCGTGCTGTCCGGCGACTTCAAGAAGGGCCGCGTGCCGGAGCTGTGGGACGGCCGCACGGGCGAGCGCATCGCGGACCTGTACGCGCGCTTCCTGGGCGTGGAGACGAAGCGCGCCTTCGGGTGA
- the kdsA gene encoding 3-deoxy-8-phosphooctulonate synthase, with translation MSNTPSIELCGHKVGPGQRLFVIAGPDSIESEEMALRHAHLLKGITSRLGVPYAFKCSYDKANRTSGKSFRGPGLKEGLRILDRVRREVGVPVLTDVHETSHVGPAAEVVDIIQIPAFLCRQTDLVEAVARSGKGVNLKKGQFVAPKDIVHSAKKAVEAGNPNVLVTERGSSFGYNNLVVDMRGFAQMREAGLVVCMDATHAVQLPSSSDGKTGGERRFVSLLARSAAAAGIDALFTEVHEDPDRALCDGPCSLNPQMFEDVVRDVLSIRRALGHEAS, from the coding sequence ATGAGCAACACCCCCTCCATCGAGCTGTGCGGCCACAAGGTCGGCCCCGGCCAGCGCCTCTTCGTCATCGCCGGTCCGGACAGCATCGAGTCCGAGGAGATGGCCCTGCGCCACGCCCACCTGCTCAAGGGCATCACGTCCCGGCTGGGCGTTCCGTATGCCTTCAAATGTTCCTATGACAAAGCCAACCGGACCAGCGGCAAGTCCTTCCGCGGTCCGGGTTTGAAGGAAGGTCTGAGAATCCTGGACCGTGTCCGTCGGGAGGTGGGAGTGCCCGTTCTCACGGACGTCCATGAAACCAGCCACGTCGGGCCTGCCGCTGAAGTCGTGGATATCATCCAGATACCGGCGTTCCTCTGTCGGCAGACGGACCTCGTGGAGGCGGTGGCCCGCTCGGGCAAGGGGGTGAACTTGAAGAAGGGACAGTTCGTCGCCCCCAAGGACATCGTCCACTCGGCGAAGAAGGCCGTGGAGGCGGGCAACCCCAACGTGCTCGTCACCGAGCGCGGCTCCTCCTTCGGCTACAACAACCTCGTCGTGGACATGCGCGGCTTCGCCCAGATGCGCGAGGCCGGCCTCGTGGTCTGCATGGACGCGACCCACGCGGTCCAGCTCCCCAGCTCCAGTGACGGAAAGACAGGCGGCGAGCGAAGATTCGTCTCACTGCTCGCTCGCAGCGCCGCCGCCGCCGGGATTGACGCTTTATTCACAGAAGTCCACGAAGACCCCGACCGTGCCCTGTGTGACGGTCCGTGCTCGCTCAATCCACAGATGTTCGAGGACGTGGTACGAGATGTGCTCAGCATCCGCCGCGCGCTGGGTCACGAAGCCAGTTGA
- a CDS encoding dihydrofolate reductase family protein: protein MRPLRYSINITLDGCCDHRACPANEDLHRHTAETLGRADALLFGRVTYEMMEAAFRPQAGAKEGPDLTDPFVQTINAAKKYVVSSTLDRVDWNAELVRGELGKAVQQLKNQPGKGLYVGGVKLPLALAELGLIDEYEFVVHPRLAGHGPTLFAGLSKYVDLKLVGRQELAAGAVAMRYEPRR, encoded by the coding sequence ATGCGACCTCTTCGGTATTCCATCAACATCACGTTGGACGGGTGCTGTGATCATCGTGCGTGTCCCGCGAACGAGGACTTGCATCGTCACACGGCCGAGACCCTCGGGCGTGCCGACGCCCTCCTCTTTGGCCGGGTCACCTACGAAATGATGGAGGCCGCGTTCCGGCCGCAGGCAGGGGCGAAAGAGGGGCCTGATTTGACGGACCCCTTCGTCCAGACGATCAACGCGGCGAAGAAGTACGTCGTGTCGAGCACCCTGGACCGGGTCGATTGGAACGCGGAGCTCGTGCGTGGGGAGCTGGGGAAGGCTGTTCAACAGCTCAAGAATCAGCCGGGGAAGGGACTGTACGTGGGAGGCGTGAAGCTCCCGCTGGCGTTGGCGGAGCTCGGATTGATCGACGAGTATGAGTTCGTGGTGCACCCCAGGCTGGCGGGCCACGGGCCGACGTTGTTCGCGGGGCTCTCGAAGTATGTCGACTTGAAGCTCGTGGGCCGACAGGAGCTCGCCGCGGGGGCGGTGGCCATGCGGTATGAGCCGAGAAGGTAG
- a CDS encoding aldo/keto reductase, translating into MEKRVFGNTGVAVPVIGQGTWQMEDDDAEAAVRALRAGLDLGLTHLDTAELYGQGRVEEELVSKAIEGRREEVYLVSKVMPSNATRRGAVAACERSLKRLRTDHLDCYLLHWPGSHPLEGTVEAFEELVAAGKIRSWGVSNFGVEDLEEVLALAGRGRIACNQVLYHLEERAIEHAVIPWCEAQGVAVVAYSPFGNGQFPSPTSAGGKVLASIAKAHGVTPFQVALQFLVRRPSVFAIPKASNAAHVRDNASAASLKLTKEELQQIDAAFPKGDEPDELPVI; encoded by the coding sequence ATGGAGAAGCGCGTCTTTGGCAACACCGGAGTGGCGGTGCCCGTCATCGGACAGGGCACCTGGCAGATGGAGGACGACGACGCGGAAGCAGCCGTCCGAGCCCTGCGCGCCGGGCTGGACCTGGGGCTCACGCACCTGGACACCGCGGAGCTCTACGGGCAGGGGCGGGTGGAGGAGGAGCTGGTCTCGAAGGCCATCGAGGGCCGGCGCGAGGAGGTATACCTCGTCTCCAAGGTGATGCCGTCCAACGCGACGCGGAGGGGCGCGGTGGCCGCCTGCGAGCGCAGCCTGAAGCGGCTGCGCACGGACCACCTGGACTGCTACCTGCTGCACTGGCCCGGTTCACACCCGCTGGAGGGCACGGTGGAGGCCTTCGAGGAACTCGTAGCGGCCGGGAAGATCCGCTCCTGGGGTGTGAGCAACTTCGGGGTGGAGGACCTGGAGGAGGTGCTGGCGCTCGCGGGCAGGGGGCGCATCGCGTGCAACCAGGTGCTGTATCACCTGGAGGAGCGCGCCATCGAGCACGCGGTCATCCCGTGGTGCGAGGCGCAGGGCGTGGCGGTGGTGGCCTACAGCCCCTTCGGCAACGGGCAGTTCCCGTCACCGACCAGCGCGGGCGGCAAGGTGCTGGCGTCCATCGCGAAGGCGCATGGCGTGACGCCCTTCCAGGTGGCGCTCCAGTTCCTGGTGCGCCGGCCGTCGGTGTTCGCCATCCCCAAGGCGAGCAACGCGGCGCACGTGCGCGACAACGCGAGCGCCGCCTCGCTGAAGCTCACGAAGGAGGAGCTCCAGCAAATCGACGCGGCCTTCCCGAAGGGCGACGAGCCGGACGAGCTGCCGGTCATCTGA
- a CDS encoding ABC transporter ATP-binding protein, with product MPPSVTAPTPHLSSGVTARRLLALARPELGTLLVATVFLFISSGASLVYPQGVRILIDEALNAKNRGLIDKAALVMLAVFLVQGVATALRFYLFTNAGERVVMRLRQDFFRRLMDQEVAFFDTRRTGELTSRLASDTTVLQNTVSANISQGLRNAVQALGGIVLLFYTSPSLTFLMLAIVPVVAVGGMVYGRRVRGLSRNVQDALAKASEVAEESLSGMRTVRSFAAEPSEVARYGNAVKNAYEVARNRARQSAAFMGGASSAGYIAAVVVFWYGGRLVVDGELSVGALTSFLIYTMLVAVSLGSLADLWADFMRASGAAERVFELMDRAPAIPANEGERPDTVEGRVELRGVHFAYPTRPDVAVLQGIDLTVNAGEVVAVVGSSGAGKSTLAALLSRFYDPLQGELRLDGRPLKSLDPSWLRRHVGMVAQEPLLFSCSIADNIRYGRPDATDAQVEAAAKAANAHDFIQRFPDGYRTEVGERGVQLSGGQKQRVAIARAVLKDPRILILDEATSALDSESEHLVKDALDRLMQGRTTLIIAHRLSTVANAQRVLVMEHGRVVQSGTHSTLMTQDGLYRRLVERQVVAA from the coding sequence GTGCCTCCCTCCGTCACCGCTCCGACACCGCACCTCTCCTCCGGGGTCACCGCGCGCCGCCTGCTGGCGCTCGCCCGCCCCGAGCTGGGCACGCTGCTCGTCGCCACCGTCTTCCTGTTCATCAGCAGCGGCGCCAGCCTGGTCTACCCCCAGGGCGTCCGCATCCTCATCGACGAGGCCCTCAACGCGAAGAACCGCGGCCTCATCGACAAGGCCGCGCTCGTCATGCTGGCCGTCTTCCTGGTCCAGGGCGTGGCCACCGCCCTGCGCTTCTACCTCTTCACCAACGCCGGCGAGCGCGTGGTCATGCGCCTGCGCCAGGACTTCTTCCGGCGCCTCATGGACCAGGAGGTGGCCTTCTTCGACACGCGCCGCACCGGAGAGCTCACCAGCCGGCTCGCCTCCGACACCACCGTGCTCCAGAACACCGTGAGCGCGAACATCTCCCAGGGGCTGCGCAACGCCGTGCAGGCCCTGGGTGGCATCGTGCTGCTCTTCTACACGTCGCCCTCGCTCACCTTCCTCATGCTCGCCATCGTGCCCGTGGTGGCCGTGGGCGGCATGGTCTACGGCCGGCGCGTGCGCGGGCTGTCGCGCAACGTGCAGGACGCGCTCGCCAAGGCCAGCGAGGTCGCCGAGGAGAGCCTCTCCGGCATGCGCACCGTGCGCTCCTTCGCGGCGGAACCGTCGGAGGTGGCGCGCTACGGCAACGCCGTGAAGAACGCCTACGAGGTCGCCCGCAACCGCGCGCGCCAGTCCGCCGCCTTCATGGGGGGCGCCTCCAGCGCGGGCTACATCGCCGCGGTGGTGGTGTTCTGGTACGGCGGCCGGCTGGTGGTGGACGGCGAGCTCTCCGTGGGCGCCCTCACCTCGTTCCTCATCTACACGATGCTCGTGGCCGTCTCCCTGGGCTCCCTGGCGGACCTCTGGGCGGACTTCATGCGCGCCTCCGGCGCCGCCGAGCGCGTCTTCGAACTGATGGACCGCGCGCCCGCCATCCCCGCCAACGAGGGCGAGCGCCCCGACACCGTCGAGGGCCGCGTGGAGCTGCGCGGCGTGCACTTCGCCTACCCCACGCGCCCGGACGTGGCGGTGCTCCAGGGCATCGACCTCACCGTCAACGCGGGCGAGGTCGTCGCCGTCGTGGGCTCCTCCGGCGCCGGCAAGTCCACCCTCGCCGCCCTCCTGTCGCGCTTCTATGATCCGCTCCAGGGCGAGCTGCGCCTGGACGGCCGCCCCCTGAAGTCCCTGGACCCCAGCTGGCTGCGGCGCCACGTGGGCATGGTGGCCCAGGAGCCCCTGCTCTTCTCCTGCTCCATCGCGGACAACATCCGCTACGGCCGCCCGGACGCCACCGACGCGCAAGTGGAAGCCGCCGCGAAGGCCGCGAACGCGCACGACTTCATCCAGCGCTTCCCGGACGGCTACCGCACGGAGGTGGGCGAGCGCGGCGTGCAGCTGTCCGGCGGCCAGAAGCAGCGCGTGGCCATCGCGCGGGCCGTGCTCAAGGACCCGCGCATCCTCATCCTGGATGAAGCCACCTCTGCCCTGGATTCGGAGAGCGAGCACCTGGTGAAGGACGCCCTGGACCGGCTGATGCAGGGCCGCACCACGCTCATCATCGCCCACCGCCTGTCCACCGTGGCCAACGCCCAGCGCGTGCTGGTGATGGAGCACGGCCGCGTGGTGCAGAGCGGCACCCACTCCACCCTCATGACGCAGGACGGCTTGTACCGCCGCCTCGTGGAGCGCCAGGTCGTCGCAGCCTGA
- a CDS encoding RluA family pseudouridine synthase, giving the protein MRDDSESAPAVPDGYVDIPFVVEPNYAGWRLDRYLCEKIRRMDLERVRGIILRGVLCDEYRLKPSTPVYPGLTFRIRRPASQEPVTPTELPVVFSDDWLLVLDKPAGLPIHPTARYHKGTLVTLLRERFGERFAEPAHRLDRETSGLVVCGRTTESCRVLGGLFLSRDVHKEYLALCEGQPSEDTFVVDAPIAEGTDLIRIAVRIDPVVGKPSRTRFQVLQRFMHGDAPFALLRCFPETGRQHQIRVHLREAGFPLVGDKMYGPDPGYFDRFSKHSLEPEAWARLRLPRHALHAERITFPHPGTGETVTFASPLPDDLKDFISG; this is encoded by the coding sequence ATGCGTGACGACTCCGAGAGCGCTCCGGCCGTGCCCGACGGCTACGTCGACATCCCGTTCGTCGTGGAGCCGAACTACGCGGGGTGGCGGCTGGACCGGTACCTCTGCGAGAAGATCCGCCGCATGGACCTGGAGCGTGTGCGCGGCATCATCCTGCGTGGCGTCCTGTGCGACGAGTACCGGCTCAAGCCCTCCACGCCCGTGTACCCGGGGCTCACCTTCCGCATCCGCCGTCCCGCGAGCCAGGAGCCCGTGACGCCCACGGAGCTGCCTGTCGTCTTCTCCGATGACTGGCTGCTGGTGTTGGACAAGCCGGCGGGGCTGCCCATCCACCCCACCGCGCGCTACCACAAGGGCACGCTGGTGACGCTCCTGCGCGAGCGTTTCGGCGAGCGCTTCGCGGAGCCCGCGCACCGGCTGGACCGCGAGACGAGCGGGCTGGTGGTGTGCGGCCGCACCACCGAGTCCTGCCGGGTGCTGGGCGGACTGTTCCTGTCGCGCGATGTGCACAAGGAGTACCTGGCGCTGTGCGAGGGTCAGCCCTCCGAGGACACCTTCGTCGTGGACGCGCCCATCGCGGAGGGCACGGACCTGATCCGCATCGCCGTGCGCATCGACCCGGTGGTGGGCAAGCCCAGCCGCACGCGCTTCCAGGTGCTTCAGCGCTTCATGCATGGCGACGCGCCGTTCGCGCTGCTGCGCTGCTTTCCGGAGACAGGGCGGCAGCATCAGATCCGCGTCCACCTGCGTGAGGCGGGATTCCCGCTGGTGGGGGACAAGATGTACGGGCCGGATCCGGGTTACTTCGACCGGTTCAGCAAGCACTCGTTGGAGCCGGAGGCGTGGGCCCGGCTGCGATTGCCCCGGCATGCGCTTCATGCGGAGCGCATCACGTTTCCGCACCCGGGCACCGGGGAGACCGTCACCTTCGCGTCGCCGCTTCCCGATGACTTGAAGGACTTCATCTCCGGGTGA